In one window of Micromonospora cathayae DNA:
- a CDS encoding glycosyltransferase family 4 protein, with protein sequence MRIGIVCPYSFDVPGGVQNHVMDLAEALIGLGHQVSVLAPADEDAPLPAYVVPAGRAVPLPYNGSVARIAFGPVSTARVRRWITRGDFDVLHVHEPLTLSLSLLAVLSARGPVVATFHTAMTRSRALAAAQGVLQIVLERITARIAVSALARKVQVEHMDGGAVEIPNGVTVAKFAGVEPLPGWPGECGPGSGGSIGFLGRFTEPRKGFPVLRDAFVELARQRPGLRLLVAGPGERDDLYDKFPRDLRDRVTFLGLVSEEDKARMLRSVHLYVAPNTGGESFGMILTEALAAGTTVVASDLDAFRRVLDGGRAGLLFPTGDATALRAALTGLLDDPARRAELTACGDQVVAGFDWPVVARRVLEVYAAAIEATDGRVIDQEWVGLG encoded by the coding sequence GTGCGTATCGGCATCGTGTGCCCGTACTCCTTCGACGTGCCGGGGGGCGTGCAGAACCACGTCATGGACCTCGCCGAGGCGCTGATCGGCCTCGGCCACCAGGTGAGCGTCCTCGCCCCCGCCGACGAGGACGCGCCGCTGCCGGCGTACGTGGTGCCGGCCGGACGGGCGGTGCCGCTGCCGTACAACGGGTCGGTGGCCCGGATCGCGTTCGGGCCGGTCTCCACCGCCCGGGTCCGCCGGTGGATCACCCGGGGTGACTTCGACGTCCTGCACGTGCACGAGCCGCTGACCCTGAGCCTGTCGCTGCTGGCCGTGCTCTCCGCCCGGGGCCCGGTGGTGGCGACCTTCCACACCGCGATGACCCGCTCCCGGGCGCTCGCCGCCGCGCAGGGCGTGCTCCAGATCGTGCTGGAACGGATCACCGCCCGGATCGCGGTCAGCGCCCTGGCCCGCAAGGTGCAGGTCGAGCACATGGACGGCGGCGCGGTGGAGATCCCCAACGGGGTGACCGTCGCCAAGTTCGCCGGGGTCGAGCCGCTGCCCGGCTGGCCGGGGGAGTGCGGGCCGGGCAGCGGCGGCAGCATCGGTTTCCTCGGCCGGTTCACCGAACCCCGCAAGGGCTTCCCGGTGCTCCGGGACGCCTTCGTCGAGCTGGCCCGCCAGCGTCCCGGCCTGCGGCTGCTGGTCGCCGGCCCCGGTGAGCGCGACGACCTGTACGACAAGTTCCCGCGCGACCTGCGCGACCGGGTCACCTTCCTCGGCCTGGTCTCCGAGGAGGACAAGGCGCGCATGCTGCGCAGCGTGCACCTGTACGTGGCCCCGAACACCGGCGGCGAGTCGTTCGGGATGATCCTCACCGAGGCGCTGGCCGCCGGGACCACCGTCGTCGCCAGCGACCTGGACGCGTTCCGGCGGGTCCTCGACGGCGGGCGCGCCGGGCTGCTCTTCCCGACCGGGGACGCGACCGCGCTGCGGGCCGCCCTCACCGGGCTGCTCGACGACCCGGCCCGGCGGGCGGAACTGACCGCCTGCGGCGACCAGGTGGTGGCCGGTTTCGACTGGCCGGTAGTCGCCCGCCGGGTCCTGGAGGTGTACGCGGCGGCGATCGAGGCCACCGACGGGCGGGTCATCGACCAGGAGTGGGTGGGCCTGGGCTGA